From the Prochlorococcus sp. MIT 1223 genome, the window ATTCATATAAGGAAGAAGCTCATTAAACAAGAATTTATACTGATCTTTTTCGAGATCAGGTGCAGTTCTTAGAACTGATAATTGATTTAATGAGATTTTAGAATGAATAGAATTTGTTTTATCCATGCCAAATACTCCAAAAACTTATAAGGAATAATACCTACAAAAAAGAAAATTCACTAACTATAGTTTTCCACTTTTCCACAGGCAAGTAAAGTTTTTATGGCTAAAGAGGATTTGGAATTTTATAGATCTAATTTTCATTGGATCGTAAGAACCATTGATATGAATGAAGAATTATCTCAATATTTTAGGAATCAGAGATCAGAGACTTTTGTTTAAGTACAAGGTTATCGCTAGTTCTCGAATGATGACAATTCATTTCTGTGGAAAAGTATCCTATGAAACAGTATTCCCTATAAAGGCTTTAATTACTGCATAAGCTTGAAAAAAACAGATTAAGAATTTTTTCCGTAGGCCAGTATCATTTTCTACATTGTCAGGTTTGTCAGCACTTTCCCAATTGCTAAAAAATATTATTCCATTAGATTTCACTACTATTTAAATTTTTAATTCAGTGGATAATCAGGCATGTCATAAAATGATTGATTCCATTAACTGGGAAATGAAGGAGATGTTTTCAGAAAAATCACTGGAGAGTTTCTTCTATGAAGTGCTTAATCAGTATTCCAACTGCTATGAGGCTAATTCCAAGTAACTCAATAACTGAAAAAAGTAGAATTTATCAAACCAAATTTCAAGTATATTCGCCGGGTACATCATTCTTGCGTACTGTAACCTTACCTACTTTCTTCCCAGAGAATCTTAATAGCTCATCGCCTGAAAACTCATATCCAAGCTTAGAAGCTATTTGTGCTACGTCATCAGCTGTAGAGGTGCTTAAAACCCTATCCTTTAAATCATGGTCAGACTGCATTTTTTGTAGGAATTTCCTTAGTTGATCTAAAGACATGAATATTCTCTTATATACGAATGAAGCAATTCAATTCAATAAAAAGACCCTAGTTAAAATACCAGGGCCGGGTGATGGGGAACTTATTTCTAAACCATATG encodes:
- a CDS encoding Nif11-like leader peptide family natural product precursor, which gives rise to MSLDQLRKFLQKMQSDHDLKDRVLSTSTADDVAQIASKLGYEFSGDELLRFSGKKVGKVTVRKNDVPGEYT